AGGAATCTGAACAAAAGAAAACCGGCAGACCCGAGGGCCTGCCGGCGTTTATGTCGAAGCCCGGTTTACTGTCCCGTCGGGACGCCGGAGGGCTGAGCCGGTGCCGGTGCGGCCGGAGCTGCGGGCGCAGTCGCTGCTGGAGCAGTCGTTGAAGGCGCGGTGGCCGCCGGGGCCTGAGTTGCTGGAGCAGTCGTTGCCGGCGTTTGAGCGGCGGGAGCCTGCGGTGCGGGCGTCGCCGCCCCGCTGCTCGGAACGCCGTTACCGGCCGGCTGGGTCGCCGGAGCCTGTGCGCCACCGCCGAGCGAATCGAGAATGCCGTTGCCCTGGCCGCCTGTTGCCGGAATGCGATCGAGAATGTCGCTCGGACGACCCTCGTAACGCGTCAGGATGCCGAGGCCGAGCGAGGTCAGGAAAAACAGCGTCGCAAGGATCGCGGTGGTGCGCGTCAGCGCATTGGCCGTGCCGCGGGCCGACATGAAGCCGGAACCGCCGCCGATGCCGAGGCCGCCGCCTTCCGAGCGCTGAATGAGCACGACGCCGACAAGGGCGAGCACGATCATGAGATGGATGACAATCAATACGGTCTGCATGGGTCCAGTCCTGCCCGCCTGGAGACGGACATAAGTAAGAATTCTGGCGGCTCTTTACATGAGGCTTTCATCTATTCCAAGCCCTTCGGCCCGGAATAAAACTAGGAATAAGCAATGCCTCAGGCGAGCAGCGCCTCATAGGCCCGGTAGATGGCGAGGAAGTCGGCCGCTTTCAAGCTTGCTCCGCCGATCAGCGCGCCGTCGACATTGGCGATGCCCATCAGCTCATGGGCATTGGCCGGCTTGACCGATCCGCCATAGAGAAGACGCATCTTGCGGCCTTCGCCGCCGAAGCGGGCCACAAGCTCTGCCCGCATGAAGGAATGCGCCTTTTCAACATCACCTGATGTCGGCGTCACACCGGTGCCGATCGCCCAGATCGGCTCGTAGGCGATAACGGTATTTTCGGCCGTCGCGCCATCGGGAACGGAGGCGGAAAGCTGACGTTTGATGACGTCAAGCGCCTGGCCTGTCCGGCGTTCATCCGCCGTCTCGCCGATGCAGATGATCGCCGTCAGCTCTGCGGCGAAGGCCGCCTCCGCCTTGGCGCGCACCAGATGATCGGTTTCGGCATGGTCGGTGCGCCGCTCGGAATGGCCGAC
This Rhizobium brockwellii DNA region includes the following protein-coding sequences:
- the secG gene encoding preprotein translocase subunit SecG encodes the protein MQTVLIVIHLMIVLALVGVVLIQRSEGGGLGIGGGSGFMSARGTANALTRTTAILATLFFLTSLGLGILTRYEGRPSDILDRIPATGGQGNGILDSLGGGAQAPATQPAGNGVPSSGAATPAPQAPAAQTPATTAPATQAPAATAPSTTAPAATAPAAPAAPAPAQPSGVPTGQ
- the tpiA gene encoding triose-phosphate isomerase — translated: MTPDVRPLVAGNWKMNGMRASLDQIKTIAEGVRSPLADKVEALICPPATLLYVATALCTDSPLAIGAQDCHQNPSGAHTGDISAEMIADCFGTYVIVGHSERRTDHAETDHLVRAKAEAAFAAELTAIICIGETADERRTGQALDVIKRQLSASVPDGATAENTVIAYEPIWAIGTGVTPTSGDVEKAHSFMRAELVARFGGEGRKMRLLYGGSVKPANAHELMGIANVDGALIGGASLKAADFLAIYRAYEALLA